A part of Bacillus thuringiensis genomic DNA contains:
- a CDS encoding IscS subfamily cysteine desulfurase → MMIYLDYAATTPMSEEALHTYMKAASQYFGNEQSLHDIGGTASSLLQVCRKTFADMIGGKEQGVFFTSGGSESNYLAIQSLLKARSEKHIITTPMEHASIRSYFQSLQSEGYTITEIPVDKSGVIHLDDLESAITENTVLASIQHGNSEIGTVQNIAEIGALLKKYNVLFHSDCVQTFGKLPINVFEMGIDSLSVSAHKIYGPKGVGACYINPQARWKQIFPGTSHEKGFRPGTVNVPGIAAFLTAAENILKNQQKESLRFKELRSYFLRHLQALPLEIQVEGHSTSCLPHIVGVTIKGIEGQYTMLECNRHGIAISTGSACQVGKQEPSKTMLAIGKTYEEAKQYVRFSFGQQTTKDQIDTTIHALHTIGNQFYRGVKS, encoded by the coding sequence ATGATGATATATCTTGACTATGCAGCTACTACACCTATGAGTGAAGAAGCATTACACACATATATGAAAGCAGCATCGCAATACTTTGGAAATGAACAAAGTTTACATGATATTGGAGGAACAGCCTCTTCTTTATTACAAGTTTGCCGAAAAACATTTGCTGACATGATTGGTGGAAAGGAACAAGGGGTATTCTTCACAAGCGGTGGCTCGGAATCCAACTACCTTGCGATTCAATCCCTTTTAAAGGCCAGAAGCGAGAAACATATCATTACAACACCTATGGAGCATGCATCCATTCGAAGTTATTTTCAATCCTTACAATCAGAAGGGTATACAATTACTGAAATTCCTGTTGATAAAAGCGGGGTAATCCATTTAGATGATTTAGAATCAGCTATTACAGAAAATACTGTTCTAGCAAGTATACAGCACGGAAACTCTGAAATTGGAACCGTTCAAAACATCGCAGAGATCGGAGCACTTTTAAAAAAATATAACGTTTTATTTCATTCAGATTGTGTACAAACATTTGGTAAACTTCCTATCAATGTTTTTGAGATGGGGATTGATAGTCTTTCTGTTTCAGCACATAAAATATACGGACCAAAGGGCGTTGGCGCTTGCTATATAAATCCGCAAGCTCGCTGGAAACAAATATTTCCGGGAACTTCTCACGAAAAAGGGTTTCGCCCAGGTACAGTAAACGTTCCTGGCATCGCTGCTTTTTTAACAGCTGCTGAGAATATATTAAAAAACCAACAAAAAGAGAGCTTACGTTTTAAAGAGTTACGATCCTACTTTTTAAGACATTTACAAGCCCTTCCTCTAGAAATTCAAGTAGAAGGTCATTCTACTTCTTGTTTACCACATATTGTTGGGGTTACAATAAAAGGAATAGAAGGTCAATATACAATGCTAGAATGTAATCGACATGGTATTGCTATTTCCACCGGAAGTGCTTGCCAAGTCGGTAAACAAGAACCTTCGAAAACAATGCTTGCAATTGGAAAAACGTATGAAGAGGCAAAACAATATGTCCGCTTCTCTTTCGGACAACAAACAACGAAAGATCAAATTGATACTACTATTCATGCACTACACACAATTGGAAATCAATTTTATAGAGGTGTTAAATCATAA
- a CDS encoding transcription repressor NadR, with amino-acid sequence MKQNDQKKILGEERRQLILQWLLAANEPLSGNELSKKTNVSRQVIVQDISLLKARNEPIIATAQGYLYLKPQEKQQTFERVIVCQHKPAEVRQELTMLVDHGVTIKDVKVEHPVYGDLTASIMVSNRFDVEQYLQKIENTNASYLSQLTDGIHLHTIEADSKEKLDAACEALDKAGFLVY; translated from the coding sequence ATGAAACAAAATGACCAAAAAAAGATTTTAGGTGAAGAAAGACGACAACTTATCCTTCAGTGGCTTCTCGCTGCAAATGAACCGTTATCTGGGAATGAACTATCTAAAAAGACGAACGTAAGTCGACAAGTTATCGTGCAAGATATTTCCTTGCTTAAAGCACGAAACGAACCAATTATTGCAACTGCTCAAGGATATTTATATTTAAAACCACAAGAGAAACAACAAACTTTCGAACGCGTAATTGTATGCCAACATAAACCAGCGGAAGTACGTCAAGAACTTACAATGCTTGTTGACCACGGCGTTACGATTAAAGATGTAAAAGTTGAGCATCCTGTATACGGTGACTTAACAGCATCCATCATGGTAAGTAATCGCTTTGATGTAGAGCAATATTTACAAAAAATCGAAAACACGAATGCCTCCTATCTTTCACAACTAACAGATGGTATTCACTTACATACAATTGAGGCAGATTCAAAAGAAAAGTTAGACGCTGCTTGTGAGGCACTAGATAAAGCAGGATTTCTCGTTTATTAA
- a CDS encoding MOSC domain-containing protein: protein MGIELVHFSIGKPKQMKYGEGKEMISGICKDPTEEAFLSKDGFLGDDVADLKHHGGPDRAVCVYPHEHYALWEEEFQTTLPASTFGENITVTNMLERDVCIGDTYQLGEAIIQITQARVPCSTISKRLGIPGILPRIVATGFTGYLCRVLQEGTVRKDSKITLLERQPSNVSVLFSNEIYFHNRKDKDGIEKILAVPELADIWRGQLEDRLVKLK, encoded by the coding sequence ATGGGAATTGAACTCGTTCACTTTAGCATTGGCAAACCGAAACAAATGAAATATGGCGAAGGTAAAGAAATGATATCAGGTATATGTAAAGATCCTACAGAAGAGGCTTTCCTCTCAAAAGACGGATTCCTCGGTGATGACGTAGCAGATTTAAAACACCATGGGGGACCTGATCGCGCAGTTTGCGTGTACCCACACGAGCATTATGCACTATGGGAAGAGGAATTTCAAACTACGCTTCCCGCTTCCACATTTGGTGAAAACATTACCGTAACAAATATGTTAGAGCGCGATGTTTGCATCGGAGATACATATCAACTAGGTGAAGCAATCATTCAAATCACACAAGCAAGAGTACCTTGTAGCACAATTTCAAAACGCCTTGGTATTCCTGGCATACTGCCGCGCATTGTAGCAACTGGATTTACTGGCTACCTATGCCGCGTTCTTCAAGAAGGTACTGTACGTAAAGATTCTAAAATTACATTACTAGAACGTCAACCGAGCAATGTATCTGTTTTATTCTCTAACGAAATTTATTTTCATAATAGAAAAGATAAAGATGGCATTGAAAAGATTCTTGCTGTTCCAGAACTAGCTGATATTTGGCGTGGTCAGTTAGAAGATCGTCTTGTGAAGTTAAAATAA
- the pheA gene encoding prephenate dehydratase: MIRVGYLGPEATFTNMAVSRFFPEAEHVPYRTIPDCIDAAANGNVDYAVVPLENAIEGSVNITVDYLVHEQPLSIVGEITVPIQQHLLVHPQYAEVWEEVYAVHSHPHAIAQCHKFLNEELKGVTVRDMTSTSAAAQYVKEHPEEKIAAIANEAAAEKYGLTIVRRSIHTHKNNHTRFLVLHKKKKAILSNNGENRGEKTTLMITLPADYAGALYQVLSAFAWRKLNLSKIESRPMKTGLGNYFFLIDVDKAYDDVLLPGVTMELEALGFSVTVLGSYSSYWL, from the coding sequence ATGATTCGAGTAGGATATTTAGGACCAGAAGCAACATTTACAAATATGGCGGTGAGTCGTTTTTTTCCAGAAGCAGAGCATGTACCGTATCGAACGATTCCAGATTGTATTGATGCAGCTGCAAATGGAAATGTAGATTATGCAGTGGTACCACTAGAAAACGCCATAGAAGGTTCAGTGAATATAACAGTTGATTACCTCGTGCATGAGCAGCCGCTTTCTATTGTAGGAGAAATTACAGTACCGATTCAGCAACATTTACTTGTACATCCGCAGTATGCAGAAGTGTGGGAAGAAGTATATGCAGTGCATTCTCATCCGCATGCTATTGCGCAATGTCATAAGTTTTTAAATGAAGAATTAAAAGGGGTAACCGTTCGAGATATGACATCAACAAGTGCTGCTGCGCAATATGTGAAAGAACATCCTGAAGAAAAAATCGCTGCCATTGCAAATGAAGCAGCTGCAGAAAAATATGGATTGACGATCGTAAGACGTAGCATTCATACGCATAAAAACAATCATACACGCTTCCTTGTGCTCCATAAGAAAAAGAAAGCAATACTCTCAAATAATGGAGAAAATCGCGGAGAGAAAACGACGCTTATGATAACGTTACCTGCTGATTATGCAGGAGCGCTATATCAAGTGTTATCAGCTTTCGCATGGAGAAAATTAAATTTATCAAAAATCGAATCGCGCCCGATGAAAACAGGACTCGGAAATTACTTTTTCTTAATCGATGTCGATAAAGCATACGATGATGTATTATTGCCAGGCGTAACGATGGAACTTGAAGCACTCGGCTTTTCTGTGACTGTGCTGGGAAGTTATTCTTCTTATTGGTTGTAA
- a CDS encoding ABC transporter permease, with product MNIWQLALQNIKGNWRNYKVFFLSSCFAIFASYAYMSVIVHPYMQETLWYQNVRWGLVLCNIIIISFFVIFILYSTSIFIEARKKELGLYMLMGATKSNVIGVIMTEQMLIGVFANIFGIGVGMIFLKLFFMVFSMLMRLPRELPVIFDVKAIGVTFITYMVVFILLSFISALRIWNIKIIRLLKEFRTDKKEKKTSIWLCIFGFICLGTGYTLALQVTMETIGLYFFPVSILVFFGTYFSFTHGTIQLLEMIKRNKKIMYTYPYLFIVNQLSHRMKENGRFFFMLSMATTFVVTATGTVFLYFSSMQDMWRDGGAHSFSYIEKGVSTHEVFEEGTVEQLLHQYGYDDFQSMSFVGVHASFQSNKGETEVAPLIKESEYNQEARKQKQKTYHPKKGTVTLVYYNKYNHPNIYNQKEIQLQVMNQTYPFVFNGQKEGVRFNYHLAHINGLFFVMNDEDFDSIANKVPDAEKMMYRGYTLPNIENTKKLNEALRKHMKQDDNNAFRSNMELYVNMKEFGDITLFVGSFISILFFLTSCSIVYFKWFHNIASDRKQYGALSKLGMTKEEVWKISRWQLCMLFFAPIIVGSMHSAVALYTFHNTIFMDGSLRKVGLFILFYIAACIIYFFFAQREYRKHLD from the coding sequence ATGAACATTTGGCAATTAGCGCTGCAAAATATAAAAGGAAATTGGCGTAATTATAAAGTGTTTTTCCTAAGTAGTTGTTTTGCGATATTTGCTTCTTATGCATATATGTCTGTTATTGTGCATCCGTATATGCAGGAGACGCTGTGGTATCAAAACGTACGCTGGGGACTTGTTCTATGTAATATTATAATCATTTCTTTTTTCGTCATATTTATTTTGTACTCTACTTCTATTTTCATAGAGGCGCGTAAGAAAGAATTGGGATTATATATGTTAATGGGAGCAACGAAATCTAACGTAATAGGAGTGATTATGACCGAGCAAATGTTGATTGGAGTATTTGCTAATATTTTTGGTATAGGGGTTGGCATGATCTTTTTGAAACTCTTTTTTATGGTGTTTAGCATGCTAATGCGTCTTCCGAGAGAACTCCCTGTCATATTTGACGTGAAAGCGATTGGGGTAACGTTTATTACATATATGGTTGTTTTTATTCTGTTATCTTTTATAAGTGCTTTACGTATATGGAACATAAAAATTATTCGGTTATTGAAAGAATTTCGAACGGATAAAAAAGAGAAGAAAACATCAATATGGCTTTGTATATTCGGCTTTATTTGTTTAGGGACAGGATATACGTTAGCGCTACAAGTGACAATGGAAACGATAGGATTATATTTTTTCCCTGTGTCTATACTTGTCTTTTTCGGAACGTACTTTTCTTTTACACACGGTACAATCCAATTGTTAGAAATGATTAAACGAAATAAAAAGATTATGTATACATATCCGTATTTATTTATAGTAAATCAATTGTCACATCGAATGAAGGAAAATGGTCGCTTTTTCTTTATGCTTTCTATGGCAACGACATTTGTAGTTACGGCAACAGGTACGGTGTTCTTATATTTTTCTAGTATGCAAGATATGTGGCGGGACGGGGGCGCACACTCATTTTCATATATAGAAAAAGGTGTTTCTACTCATGAAGTCTTTGAGGAAGGTACGGTTGAACAATTACTGCATCAATATGGATATGATGATTTTCAATCTATGAGCTTTGTTGGAGTGCATGCATCTTTTCAGTCCAACAAGGGAGAAACAGAAGTAGCGCCGCTCATTAAAGAAAGTGAATACAATCAGGAGGCAAGAAAACAAAAACAGAAAACGTATCATCCTAAAAAAGGAACTGTTACACTTGTTTATTATAATAAATACAATCATCCGAATATATATAATCAAAAAGAGATTCAATTACAAGTAATGAATCAAACGTATCCATTCGTATTTAACGGTCAAAAAGAAGGGGTGCGATTTAACTATCATCTTGCGCACATTAACGGTCTGTTTTTCGTCATGAATGATGAAGATTTTGACAGTATAGCAAATAAGGTTCCGGATGCTGAAAAAATGATGTATAGAGGATACACATTACCAAATATCGAAAATACGAAAAAATTAAATGAAGCTTTACGGAAACATATGAAACAAGATGATAATAACGCATTTCGAAGTAATATGGAGTTATATGTGAATATGAAAGAGTTCGGCGATATTACTCTATTTGTAGGCTCATTCATTAGTATATTATTCTTTCTTACTTCATGTAGTATCGTATATTTTAAATGGTTTCATAATATTGCATCGGATCGAAAGCAGTACGGTGCGCTCTCTAAGCTTGGAATGACGAAGGAAGAAGTGTGGAAGATTTCTCGCTGGCAATTGTGTATGCTATTTTTTGCACCTATTATAGTCGGGAGTATGCATAGTGCGGTTGCGTTATATACGTTTCATAATACGATCTTTATGGATGGTTCATTACGAAAAGTAGGTTTGTTTATTCTATTTTATATCGCTGCATGCATTATTTATTTCTTTTTCGCTCAAAGAGAATATAGGAAACATTTAGACTAG
- a CDS encoding ABC transporter permease: MNFRQLALNNVKGNWRNYKAFLISSCLSIVVFFMYASFIYHPDVVSGNISMKTMISKGLESMNYIVVIFSALFILYANSTFLRARKKEFGLLTLIGGTKSQLGRMIILEQLMLGSIAIVVGIGLGMLCSKLFFQALSVILKIDKTLPLVWNSKAILITAGVYFILFLILSLFSVWTVGRLQIIDLLREARKQKVEPFAFTWLCVAGIGCIIVAYVLSFQVTFMNFIMLFLPIVGLTIGGTYLLFTQGSTVVLKALQKRKKSFYTYPNMFVLSNLIYKMKDNARFLFVISIITAVVSSAVGTLYVFFEDMSYKAVTSTPHAISYEEKGINTHNIIKEGKTKELIKKHGFEEAREVTYVKLPGTQKITMFNSEHEVPMAIVSEKEYNAEVRKQKREQVREVHNAPGSATMVIMDMAKDMMKVDLAKPYEFKMNGQMQSVQLNEPTSFSVFNDSEYLIVNDQDFEKYAKLVPDEEKTKYYGYYIEDWKNTEDLVLDLKKEVAPDKQEELNNSVFAYKNIRESGAITMFIGFFVAVLFFFFACSMTYFKWFNDKEQDRIQFKSLKRIGMTDKEIRNIAIRQMGVIFFIPILIGAIHSGFALHTLGKMLYLDLWKSGAIVIGAYIVASAIYFIIAQRGYLKHVKS, from the coding sequence ATGAACTTTCGCCAGCTCGCGCTTAATAACGTAAAAGGAAATTGGCGTAATTATAAAGCGTTTCTGATTAGTAGTTGTTTATCGATTGTCGTATTTTTTATGTATGCTTCCTTCATTTATCATCCAGATGTCGTAAGCGGTAATATTAGTATGAAGACGATGATTTCAAAAGGGTTAGAATCGATGAATTATATTGTAGTCATCTTCTCAGCGCTCTTTATTTTATATGCAAATTCAACATTTTTACGAGCAAGAAAAAAAGAGTTTGGTCTATTAACATTAATAGGCGGAACAAAATCTCAACTTGGCCGAATGATTATATTAGAACAACTGATGTTAGGTAGTATTGCAATTGTAGTAGGTATTGGGCTTGGCATGCTTTGTTCTAAATTATTTTTCCAAGCATTAAGCGTAATATTGAAAATAGATAAAACACTTCCACTCGTATGGAATAGTAAAGCAATTCTTATTACAGCGGGTGTATACTTTATCCTATTTTTAATCCTATCATTATTTAGCGTTTGGACAGTAGGGCGCTTGCAAATTATTGATTTATTAAGAGAAGCAAGAAAACAGAAAGTAGAACCTTTTGCATTTACATGGTTATGTGTAGCGGGAATAGGATGTATTATTGTTGCATATGTACTTAGCTTCCAAGTGACATTTATGAATTTTATTATGCTGTTTTTACCGATTGTAGGGCTGACGATAGGCGGAACTTATTTACTGTTTACACAAGGTAGTACAGTCGTATTAAAGGCGCTACAAAAACGAAAAAAATCTTTTTATACATATCCAAATATGTTCGTACTTAGCAATCTTATTTATAAAATGAAAGATAATGCTCGTTTTCTATTTGTAATTTCTATCATTACGGCAGTTGTATCTTCGGCAGTCGGTACACTGTACGTATTTTTTGAGGATATGAGTTATAAGGCAGTAACTAGTACCCCGCATGCTATTTCGTATGAGGAAAAAGGAATTAATACGCATAATATTATAAAAGAAGGGAAAACAAAAGAATTAATAAAAAAACACGGATTTGAAGAAGCGCGAGAAGTAACGTACGTCAAACTTCCTGGAACTCAAAAAATCACGATGTTTAACAGTGAACATGAAGTGCCAATGGCGATTGTTTCAGAAAAAGAATATAACGCTGAAGTACGTAAACAAAAGAGAGAGCAAGTTAGAGAAGTTCATAATGCACCAGGTAGTGCAACGATGGTCATAATGGATATGGCGAAAGATATGATGAAGGTAGATCTTGCGAAACCGTATGAATTTAAAATGAACGGACAAATGCAGTCTGTTCAGTTAAATGAGCCAACTTCATTTTCTGTTTTTAATGATAGTGAATATCTCATTGTAAATGATCAAGATTTTGAGAAATACGCAAAGCTCGTACCAGATGAAGAAAAGACGAAATATTACGGTTATTATATAGAAGACTGGAAAAATACAGAAGACCTTGTGTTAGATTTGAAAAAGGAAGTTGCACCAGATAAGCAAGAGGAATTAAATAACTCGGTGTTCGCTTATAAAAATATAAGGGAATCAGGAGCAATTACGATGTTTATCGGTTTCTTTGTAGCTGTACTGTTCTTCTTCTTCGCTTGTAGTATGACATACTTTAAATGGTTTAACGATAAAGAACAAGATCGTATTCAATTTAAATCGTTAAAGAGAATTGGTATGACAGATAAAGAAATTCGCAACATTGCAATTCGACAAATGGGTGTTATCTTCTTTATCCCAATTTTAATTGGTGCAATTCATAGTGGATTTGCTCTTCATACGTTAGGGAAAATGCTTTATCTCGATTTATGGAAATCAGGTGCGATTGTAATTGGAGCATACATTGTAGCTTCTGCGATTTACTTTATAATCGCGCAAAGAGGATATTTGAAACACGTAAAAAGCTAG
- a CDS encoding ABC transporter ATP-binding protein, which produces MSVLEVKGLTKVYQSKGSVATTALNDINFKIEEGEFVGIMGPSGSGKTTLLNLLATIDKQTSGHVLVNGEEINQMRAAKLAEFRRTHLGFIFQDFNLLDTLSIKENIILPLVMAKKSVNEIDAKVLEIAKFLNIEEILNKKVYEVSGGQQQRAAAARAIIHEPTLILADEPTGNLDSKSAKSLMSALQDLHEQKKVTIAMVTHDPVAASYCERILFIRDGEIFSEIHKGRTKQAFFQEILDVLAMLGGEYHELSPARA; this is translated from the coding sequence ATGAGTGTTCTTGAAGTAAAGGGATTAACGAAGGTGTATCAATCGAAAGGTTCAGTAGCGACGACTGCTTTAAATGATATAAATTTTAAAATAGAAGAAGGCGAATTTGTAGGGATTATGGGTCCTTCAGGAAGCGGAAAAACAACGCTTTTAAATTTATTAGCAACAATTGATAAGCAAACTTCAGGTCATGTGCTTGTAAATGGCGAAGAAATTAATCAAATGCGTGCTGCAAAATTAGCGGAGTTTCGTCGTACACATTTAGGATTCATCTTCCAAGATTTTAACTTACTTGATACGTTATCGATTAAAGAAAATATTATTTTACCGCTTGTAATGGCGAAAAAATCTGTAAATGAAATCGATGCGAAAGTGCTTGAGATTGCAAAGTTTTTAAATATCGAAGAAATTTTAAATAAAAAAGTATATGAAGTATCAGGCGGACAACAACAACGTGCAGCAGCTGCGAGAGCGATCATTCATGAACCGACGTTAATTTTAGCGGATGAGCCAACTGGAAACTTAGATTCGAAGTCGGCGAAATCATTAATGAGTGCGTTGCAAGACTTACATGAACAAAAGAAAGTAACGATTGCAATGGTAACGCACGATCCAGTAGCTGCTAGTTATTGTGAACGCATTCTCTTCATACGTGATGGAGAAATTTTCTCAGAAATACATAAAGGGAGAACGAAACAGGCCTTTTTCCAAGAAATTCTGGACGTACTTGCGATGCTAGGAGGGGAATATCATGAACTTTCGCCAGCTCGCGCTTAA
- a CDS encoding HAMP domain-containing histidine kinase, which translates to MKVKNYLMDRFSLLLSYIISLCLFGLVLQLQSLLEKRSIDWSTWLYGLLLGTVVFTVYLIYDYRKRSVFLKRIEKYVASGNTLHDSLLIDTSYTSEQEMVVESFTLLRQQYMNEVHKQHAKEQQQMIFMNQWIHQMKTPVSVIELLLQKFGKEHREARATVESIREENNRILNGLDLALHMARLEQFAKDYKVEVVNVIDIIRGIINENRKSFIQSSVFPKVMFDEDTCMVASDRKWLSIAIGQIVVNAIKYTKISEAEKKEIQFQIEEKDQKVLLHIKDNGIGIPEQDVKRIFDPFFTGINGRKTREATGMGLYITREICDNLHHGMYVQSAEGEGTTFTFQFAKDEEYHTLMRKMTKL; encoded by the coding sequence ATGAAGGTTAAAAATTACCTCATGGACCGTTTTTCTTTACTTCTTTCTTATATTATTAGCCTTTGTTTATTTGGGCTCGTCTTGCAGTTGCAAAGTCTTTTAGAAAAAAGATCCATTGATTGGAGTACGTGGTTATATGGGCTTTTATTAGGGACAGTTGTATTTACTGTATACCTCATTTACGATTATCGAAAACGAAGTGTATTTTTAAAAAGAATCGAAAAATATGTTGCTAGCGGAAATACATTACACGACTCTTTACTTATTGATACTTCTTATACGTCAGAGCAAGAGATGGTTGTTGAATCGTTTACGCTATTAAGACAGCAATATATGAATGAAGTTCATAAACAACATGCGAAAGAACAACAGCAAATGATATTTATGAACCAATGGATTCATCAAATGAAAACACCAGTATCGGTTATAGAATTGCTATTACAGAAGTTTGGGAAAGAGCATCGTGAAGCAAGAGCAACAGTTGAAAGTATTCGTGAAGAAAATAACCGTATACTAAATGGTTTAGATTTGGCGTTACATATGGCAAGGTTAGAGCAATTTGCGAAAGATTATAAAGTAGAAGTAGTAAATGTGATAGATATCATCAGGGGTATTATTAATGAAAATCGAAAATCTTTCATTCAATCGTCGGTATTTCCGAAAGTAATGTTTGATGAAGATACTTGTATGGTTGCATCTGATAGAAAATGGCTAAGTATTGCTATAGGGCAAATTGTTGTAAATGCAATTAAGTATACGAAAATTTCAGAAGCAGAGAAAAAGGAAATTCAATTTCAAATTGAAGAGAAAGATCAAAAGGTGTTACTACATATTAAGGACAATGGAATTGGTATTCCAGAGCAAGATGTAAAGCGTATATTTGATCCATTCTTTACGGGAATAAATGGCCGTAAAACGAGAGAAGCGACTGGAATGGGTTTATATATTACGAGGGAAATTTGTGATAATTTACATCATGGAATGTATGTGCAATCGGCTGAAGGGGAAGGGACAACATTCACGTTCCAATTTGCCAAAGATGAAGAATATCATACATTAATGAGAAAAATGACAAAACTGTAA
- a CDS encoding response regulator transcription factor, with the protein MYKILIVEDDEKIAGILEEHLERYGYQSFRASDLRHIKDEFVKINPHLVLLDINLPYFDGFYWCRQIRTVSNAPIIFVSARTGEMDQVMAIENGGDDYITKPFHLDIVMAKVKSALRRGYGEYASVAESDCLGVNGLLLFPSQHIVEWQGQQTELTKNEFYLLECLMKQANQYVTREELLEALWDEVAFVDDNTLTVNVKRVRKKLEELGIQNAIVTKRGYGYALLTEWGEGHEG; encoded by the coding sequence ATGTATAAAATATTAATTGTAGAAGACGATGAAAAAATAGCGGGAATATTAGAGGAGCATTTAGAAAGGTATGGCTATCAATCATTTAGAGCGAGTGATTTACGTCATATAAAAGATGAGTTCGTGAAAATAAATCCTCATCTCGTATTACTGGATATTAATTTACCATATTTTGATGGTTTTTATTGGTGTCGTCAAATTCGTACTGTATCGAATGCGCCGATTATTTTTGTTTCTGCAAGAACAGGGGAAATGGATCAAGTAATGGCGATCGAGAATGGCGGAGATGATTACATTACAAAGCCATTCCATTTAGATATTGTAATGGCAAAGGTGAAAAGTGCACTTCGCCGTGGGTATGGTGAGTATGCATCTGTTGCTGAGAGTGATTGTTTAGGTGTAAATGGACTGTTGTTATTTCCGTCCCAGCACATTGTTGAGTGGCAAGGGCAACAAACGGAGCTGACGAAAAATGAATTTTACTTATTAGAGTGTTTGATGAAACAGGCAAATCAGTATGTAACGCGTGAAGAACTGTTAGAAGCCCTGTGGGATGAGGTAGCTTTTGTTGATGATAATACATTAACCGTAAATGTAAAACGCGTAAGGAAGAAACTAGAGGAGCTAGGCATTCAAAATGCAATTGTAACGAAACGCGGATATGGTTATGCGCTTCTTACAGAGTGGGGCGAAGGGCATGAAGGTTAA